Proteins from a genomic interval of Pseudobdellovibrionaceae bacterium:
- a CDS encoding peroxiredoxin: MVSDFALPATGGEFRLSTHKGQKIVLYFYPKDATPGCTLEGHDFSKLKNDFAAAGAVVMGVSRDDMKSHEKFKAKEGYSVDLISDVNEELCQIFDVIQEKNMYGKKVLGVERSTFLIDADGKLAKEWRKVSVPGHAAEVLESVKAL; this comes from the coding sequence ATGGTTTCGGACTTTGCGCTGCCCGCCACCGGCGGTGAATTCCGTCTCTCCACGCACAAGGGACAAAAGATCGTCCTCTATTTTTATCCGAAAGACGCGACTCCCGGTTGCACGCTGGAAGGTCACGATTTTTCGAAACTCAAAAATGATTTCGCGGCCGCCGGCGCGGTGGTGATGGGTGTTTCGCGCGACGATATGAAGTCGCACGAAAAATTCAAAGCCAAAGAAGGCTACAGCGTCGATCTCATCTCGGACGTGAACGAAGAACTTTGTCAGATCTTCGACGTCATCCAAGAGAAGAACATGTACGGCAAAAAGGTCTTGGGCGTTGAGCGCAGCACCTTCTTGATCGACGCGGACGGAAAGCTGGCGAAAGAGTGGCGGAAAGTCTCTGTGCCCGGCCACGCCGCGGAAGTCCTGGAAAGCGTCAAAGCTTTGTGA
- a CDS encoding cyclase family protein — MSWIDISPIISERLGVFPGDTRFSREILLDYAKGHNLRLSAVKTTLHLGAHADSVGHYHRDGGGVDQRDVGAYLGTCQVVHVKTGQGRIQLQDVAGLVVKAPRVLFRTDSFPDPDHWNSDFRSFSPEVLTFLADHDVKLVGIDTPSVDPEDSKALESHQILHARGMAVLEGLVLTQVGEGLYTLIAPPLLIEGADASPVRALLHPQAGLIPE; from the coding sequence GTGAGCTGGATCGACATCAGTCCCATCATCAGCGAGCGCCTCGGCGTTTTCCCCGGAGACACGCGCTTTTCGCGCGAGATTTTGCTCGACTACGCGAAGGGGCACAATCTGCGCTTGTCCGCGGTGAAAACGACGCTGCATCTGGGAGCGCATGCGGATAGCGTGGGGCACTACCATCGCGATGGCGGGGGCGTGGATCAGCGCGATGTGGGGGCTTACCTCGGAACCTGTCAGGTCGTGCACGTAAAAACGGGGCAAGGCCGCATTCAGCTCCAAGATGTCGCGGGGCTCGTCGTGAAAGCGCCGCGCGTGCTTTTTCGCACGGACTCGTTCCCGGATCCGGATCATTGGAACTCGGATTTTCGCAGCTTCTCTCCGGAGGTGCTGACGTTTTTGGCCGATCACGACGTGAAGCTCGTCGGCATCGATACGCCGAGCGTGGACCCGGAAGACTCGAAGGCTCTGGAAAGTCACCAGATCCTGCACGCGCGCGGGATGGCGGTCCTGGAAGGACTCGTGCTGACGCAGGTCGGGGAAGGACTTTACACGCTGATCGCGCCGCCGCTCTTGATCGAGGGCGCGGACGCGTCCCCCGTGCGGGCGCTTCTGCATCCGCAGGCCGGGCTGATTCCGGAATAA
- a CDS encoding tryptophan 2,3-dioxygenase, which yields MKYPAVTYYDYLKLNSLLGSQVPRGPEFGLKAHDEMLFIVVHQTYELWFRQILWELESVLEIFRGEDVHESQMGLACARLERIFEIQKLINQQIDVLETMTPLDFMDFRDALFPASGFQSFQWRAIETLLGLRSEQRLVFNGTPFHAALKPEEQTRMLKMLEGDSLFDAVEKWLARTPFLKDGDFEFWKTYREAVEKLLVGDLQLVDSATHLNDETKARTRAQIEASLKTFRSIFEPAEYAKLQEQGYFRMGLKGLQGALFVQIYRDEPALQQPFRLLRVLQNIDEKMTEWRYKHALMAHRMLGRKIGTGGTSGHDYLRSATEKHKIYGDLFNLATFLIPRSQIPPLPAELQKRMSFHY from the coding sequence ATGAAGTACCCCGCGGTCACTTACTACGACTATTTGAAACTGAACTCGCTCTTGGGCTCTCAAGTTCCGCGCGGCCCCGAGTTCGGCCTGAAAGCGCACGACGAAATGCTCTTCATCGTCGTCCACCAGACCTACGAGCTGTGGTTCCGCCAGATTCTGTGGGAACTGGAATCCGTGCTCGAAATCTTCCGTGGCGAAGACGTCCACGAATCGCAGATGGGTCTCGCCTGCGCGCGCCTTGAACGCATTTTCGAGATCCAGAAGCTCATCAACCAGCAGATCGATGTCCTCGAAACGATGACGCCGCTCGATTTCATGGACTTCCGCGACGCGCTTTTCCCGGCGAGCGGTTTTCAGAGCTTCCAGTGGCGCGCCATTGAAACGCTCTTGGGTTTGCGCAGCGAACAGCGCCTGGTCTTCAACGGCACGCCCTTCCACGCGGCCCTGAAACCCGAAGAGCAGACCCGCATGCTGAAGATGCTCGAAGGCGACAGCCTTTTCGACGCCGTCGAAAAATGGCTCGCGCGCACGCCCTTCTTGAAAGACGGCGACTTCGAATTCTGGAAGACCTACCGCGAAGCGGTCGAAAAGCTGCTCGTGGGCGACCTGCAGCTGGTGGACAGCGCGACCCACTTGAACGACGAAACCAAAGCCCGGACCCGCGCGCAGATCGAAGCGTCTCTGAAAACCTTCCGCTCGATCTTCGAACCCGCCGAATACGCGAAGCTGCAAGAGCAGGGCTACTTCCGTATGGGCCTGAAGGGCCTGCAGGGCGCCCTCTTCGTCCAGATCTACCGCGACGAACCGGCGTTGCAACAACCCTTCCGCCTGCTGCGGGTTCTGCAGAACATCGACGAAAAGATGACCGAGTGGCGCTACAAACACGCGCTGATGGCGCACCGGATGCTCGGCCGCAAGATCGGCACCGGCGGCACCTCGGGCCACGACTATCTGCGCTCGGCCACCGAAAAGCACAAAATCTACGGCGACCTCTTCAACCTGGCCACCTTCCTGATCCCGCGCTCGCAGATCCCGCCACTCCCCGCCGAACTGCAAAAGCGGATGTCGTTCCACTACTAG
- a CDS encoding formimidoylglutamase codes for MQPCDEKLFFSRSDPEDPRLGEFTLEDLGPEVATLWGYPDDEGIRLNGGRPGAALAPEAIRLCLYRMTPARSWPRTCLVRDQGDWVFDGMRLGDRGELLRQAAAAHHQERGSFLITLGGGHDYGYPDAAGFLDAFTKNGGEKPIVINFDAHLDVRPLDRGPTSGTPFRRLIEAFPDTFDFVEVGLQNHCNSPFHWEWALQNGASVVSLEEIQQHGLKESLAGVLEPAPRRPLFLSLDIDCLRSSEAPGCSAPNASGLEVRDLQLLWPWLFTHFDVKGLGIYEVSPPHDVDNRTSRVAALMIHSSIHEVLKRQGSPKT; via the coding sequence TTGCAGCCGTGTGATGAAAAACTCTTTTTCTCGCGGTCTGACCCCGAGGACCCACGCCTCGGCGAATTCACGCTTGAGGATCTAGGTCCCGAGGTCGCGACACTTTGGGGCTATCCCGACGATGAGGGAATTCGCCTGAACGGCGGACGCCCCGGAGCGGCCCTCGCCCCCGAAGCCATCCGTCTGTGCCTTTACCGCATGACGCCCGCCCGCAGCTGGCCACGCACCTGCTTGGTGCGCGATCAAGGCGACTGGGTCTTCGACGGCATGAGACTCGGGGATCGCGGGGAACTGCTGCGCCAAGCGGCGGCCGCCCACCACCAAGAGCGCGGAAGTTTTTTGATCACGCTCGGCGGCGGTCACGACTACGGCTATCCCGACGCCGCGGGCTTTCTGGACGCCTTCACCAAAAACGGCGGCGAAAAACCCATCGTCATCAATTTCGACGCGCACCTCGACGTGCGCCCCCTCGACCGGGGCCCGACGAGCGGCACGCCGTTTCGGCGTTTGATCGAGGCCTTCCCCGACACCTTCGACTTCGTCGAGGTCGGACTTCAGAATCATTGCAACAGCCCCTTTCACTGGGAGTGGGCGCTGCAAAATGGCGCAAGCGTCGTCAGCCTGGAAGAGATCCAGCAGCACGGCTTGAAAGAAAGTCTCGCCGGGGTTCTTGAGCCCGCTCCGCGTCGTCCTTTGTTTCTCAGCCTCGACATCGACTGCTTGCGCTCGAGCGAAGCGCCCGGCTGTTCGGCGCCGAACGCCTCGGGCCTGGAAGTGCGCGATCTGCAGCTTTTGTGGCCCTGGCTTTTCACTCATTTCGACGTGAAGGGACTGGGGATTTACGAGGTCTCGCCTCCGCATGATGTCGACAACCGCACATCGCGCGTGGCGGCCCTGATGATTCACTCTTCGATTCACGAAGTCCTCAAGCGCCAAGGGAGCCCGAAAACATGA
- a CDS encoding outer membrane beta-barrel protein — protein sequence MKRILLGLLVSLLATPAFAASAGSGFHVGLSALKYDEAWSGDAYATGEQKDNRTHFDLKLGYLFSNSVYVGALYSNLSRNTTTDSPSRTATGLSVGYHAASGLYFDVNYFLQAEYNVGGNTTYKEGSGFGADFGYNIPMSSSFYLGFQLSYKSLTFKKINTISSSNTQTELAPMFNLGFVF from the coding sequence ATGAAACGGATTTTATTGGGCCTTCTGGTGAGCCTGCTGGCGACACCGGCCTTTGCGGCATCGGCGGGGAGCGGTTTCCACGTCGGGCTCAGCGCACTGAAGTACGACGAGGCTTGGTCGGGCGATGCCTATGCGACGGGCGAGCAAAAAGATAACCGTACGCACTTCGATCTCAAGCTGGGCTATTTGTTCTCGAACTCCGTTTATGTCGGTGCTTTGTACTCCAACCTCAGTCGCAACACGACGACCGATTCACCGTCGCGCACGGCGACCGGTTTGAGCGTCGGTTACCATGCGGCTTCGGGCCTGTATTTTGACGTGAACTACTTCCTGCAAGCCGAGTACAACGTCGGCGGCAATACGACCTACAAAGAGGGTTCCGGCTTCGGCGCGGACTTCGGTTACAACATCCCGATGTCGTCGTCGTTCTACTTGGGCTTCCAGTTGTCGTACAAGTCGCTCACGTTCAAAAAGATCAACACGATCTCGAGTTCGAATACGCAAACCGAACTCGCGCCGATGTTCAATCTCGGTTTCGTGTTCTAA
- a CDS encoding MFS transporter: MSRAVLFLLTIAVGVVAANLYYAQPLVREISEALGIDPAAAGLVVTLTQIGYGLGVLFAVPLVDLIENRRLILSMLSIAIFGLLGLIFADQALPYFAAAFATGLGTSTVQILVPYAAHFASEERRGQVVGSMMSGLMIGIMLSRPLSSFMTSFFGWHAIFMLSAALMTILALALRALLPERRPASLGLRYPSLLASMWTLLKTTPALRERAFYQGCLFGAFCLFWTAVPLYLAGPDFGLSQTGIAVFALAGVSGAVAAPFAGRMADRGHTRRATWIALGAGAFSFVIGHHFNDGLIVERGSSLALMGLLAAAILLDAGVSAHLVLGQRTIFMLPAHTRGRLNGLYIAIIFIGGAAGSTLGAWAYARGGWELTSWAGLTLPALALLIYAFRRKT, translated from the coding sequence ATGTCCCGTGCGGTGCTTTTTCTTCTGACAATTGCGGTGGGCGTGGTCGCCGCGAATCTCTACTACGCGCAACCCCTGGTCCGCGAAATCAGCGAAGCCCTCGGCATCGATCCCGCCGCCGCGGGCCTCGTCGTGACGCTCACGCAGATCGGCTACGGACTCGGCGTTCTTTTCGCGGTGCCGCTCGTCGACCTCATCGAAAATCGTCGGTTGATCCTGTCCATGCTCTCGATCGCGATCTTCGGTCTACTGGGATTGATCTTCGCGGATCAGGCGCTGCCCTACTTCGCGGCGGCCTTCGCGACGGGCCTGGGCACCTCGACGGTCCAGATCCTCGTCCCCTACGCGGCACACTTCGCGAGCGAGGAGCGCCGCGGGCAGGTCGTGGGTTCGATGATGAGCGGACTCATGATCGGGATCATGCTCTCGCGGCCGCTCTCGAGTTTCATGACAAGTTTCTTCGGCTGGCACGCGATCTTCATGTTGTCCGCGGCGTTGATGACGATCCTGGCCCTCGCTTTGCGCGCGCTTCTCCCCGAGCGGCGCCCGGCTTCGTTGGGACTGCGTTATCCGAGTCTGCTCGCCTCGATGTGGACACTTTTAAAAACGACGCCCGCACTGCGCGAACGCGCGTTCTATCAAGGCTGCCTGTTCGGGGCGTTCTGCCTTTTCTGGACGGCGGTCCCGCTTTACCTCGCGGGCCCGGACTTCGGCTTGTCGCAGACAGGAATCGCGGTCTTCGCGCTGGCCGGCGTTTCGGGCGCGGTCGCCGCCCCCTTCGCCGGGCGTATGGCGGATCGCGGGCACACCCGGCGCGCGACTTGGATCGCGCTGGGCGCGGGCGCGTTCAGCTTCGTCATCGGGCATCACTTCAATGATGGGCTCATCGTCGAACGGGGAAGTTCACTTGCGCTGATGGGTTTACTGGCCGCCGCTATTTTACTCGACGCCGGCGTGAGTGCGCACCTTGTCCTTGGACAGCGCACGATCTTCATGCTGCCCGCGCACACGCGCGGACGCCTGAACGGTCTTTACATCGCGATCATTTTCATCGGCGGTGCGGCCGGATCGACTTTGGGGGCTTGGGCTTACGCCCGCGGGGGATGGGAGCTCACGTCCTGGGCGGGATTGACTCTTCCCGCCCTGGCACTTCTGATCTACGCGTTTCGCCGGAAGACTTAG
- a CDS encoding HD domain-containing protein: protein MNFLPIRVSTLRGDVPIDFNAYIKINDRYILYLRQGDSFEGPRLKRLREKKLKKMFIIPDEEANYRTYLSRNISMAFDPLSGKPLEVRCEIVQGIKESAAEAVFENPESPEHYQKAKEDSERFAQFLAAEARAAGIILQIENIDRSIAHHGVTVATLATAAAQKIGKFDKRAIQILVLASLLHDIEHFHSAIEIARPLAQFSEDEMKYYRSHPAEGARKLQALKHMDTQVVKIIAQHEEYIDGGGFPNGLKESQMEPLAIYVAAANALDRMVAFEGVPRAEAAKKYMINALGRYPLEIMKTMTEILPK from the coding sequence ATGAATTTCCTCCCCATTCGCGTCTCGACTTTGCGTGGGGATGTCCCCATCGATTTCAACGCGTACATCAAGATCAACGACCGCTACATTCTGTATTTGCGGCAAGGGGACAGCTTCGAAGGGCCGCGCCTGAAACGTCTGCGCGAGAAAAAACTCAAGAAGATGTTCATCATTCCCGACGAAGAGGCGAACTACCGCACTTACCTTTCACGCAACATCTCGATGGCGTTCGATCCCCTCAGCGGCAAGCCGCTCGAGGTCCGCTGCGAGATCGTCCAAGGCATCAAAGAAAGTGCCGCCGAGGCCGTTTTCGAAAATCCCGAAAGCCCCGAGCATTACCAAAAAGCGAAAGAGGATTCCGAACGTTTCGCCCAGTTCCTTGCCGCCGAGGCGCGCGCCGCCGGGATCATCTTGCAGATCGAAAACATCGACCGCTCCATCGCCCATCACGGTGTCACGGTCGCGACACTCGCGACCGCGGCGGCGCAAAAAATCGGCAAGTTCGACAAACGCGCGATCCAGATTCTGGTGCTCGCGTCGCTTCTTCACGACATCGAGCACTTCCATTCCGCCATCGAGATCGCCCGCCCGCTCGCGCAGTTTTCCGAAGACGAGATGAAGTACTATCGCAGCCATCCCGCGGAAGGAGCCCGCAAACTCCAGGCGCTCAAACACATGGACACGCAGGTCGTAAAAATCATCGCCCAGCACGAAGAGTATATCGACGGCGGTGGCTTCCCCAACGGCCTGAAAGAGTCACAAATGGAGCCGCTGGCGATCTACGTCGCCGCCGCCAATGCCCTGGACCGCATGGTCGCTTTCGAGGGCGTCCCCCGCGCCGAGGCGGCCAAGAAATACATGATCAATGCCCTGGGCCGCTATCCCCTCGAGATCATGAAAACCATGACCGAGATCCTTCCCAAATAA
- a CDS encoding HNH endonuclease — protein MTNQELHLKTKSVAKTYLQIEADLVALLIEMDRRRAFRDLGYASLFQYCVLELKLSEAVTSAFITVSRKAAVVPDLMEALEAQVLTVSKAAKITSALDIQHVEETKQVIEFASQHSAAETEKWLREKKGLETLHTLKIDSATMAKLKKARTLTKRDLTLEETLNMSLDEYIQRHDPLEKAKRRFERERSAEERLARDEAKKEILNHKSSNGVGYPAERARPLCPPGKRRPLPAHVKHLVIRRDENRCTHEIRPGLRCDHRKFLEIHHRRPLSEGGRNVMENLELLCSAHHRSRHR, from the coding sequence ATGACGAATCAAGAGCTACACCTCAAAACCAAATCCGTCGCGAAAACTTATCTGCAGATCGAGGCTGACCTGGTGGCGCTCCTGATCGAGATGGATCGTCGCCGCGCCTTCCGCGATCTTGGGTACGCGAGTCTCTTTCAGTACTGCGTGCTCGAACTCAAACTCTCCGAAGCGGTGACGTCGGCGTTCATCACCGTCTCCAGAAAAGCCGCGGTCGTTCCCGATCTGATGGAGGCTCTCGAGGCTCAAGTCCTTACGGTATCGAAAGCCGCGAAGATCACGTCCGCACTGGATATCCAGCACGTCGAAGAAACCAAGCAAGTGATCGAGTTCGCTTCTCAGCATTCGGCCGCGGAAACGGAAAAGTGGCTTCGTGAGAAGAAGGGGCTCGAGACTCTCCATACGCTGAAAATCGATTCAGCCACCATGGCGAAACTCAAAAAAGCGCGGACTCTCACGAAACGCGATCTCACACTCGAAGAGACCCTGAATATGTCCCTGGACGAGTACATCCAAAGGCACGATCCGCTTGAGAAAGCGAAGCGCCGTTTCGAGCGTGAACGCTCGGCGGAAGAGCGTCTCGCCCGCGACGAGGCCAAGAAAGAAATCCTGAATCACAAAAGCTCAAACGGCGTTGGATATCCAGCGGAGCGGGCTCGGCCGCTGTGCCCGCCGGGAAAGCGCCGACCGCTTCCGGCGCACGTCAAACATCTCGTGATCCGTCGGGACGAAAATCGTTGCACCCACGAGATCCGGCCGGGGCTCCGCTGCGACCACAGAAAATTCTTAGAGATTCATCACCGGCGGCCTCTCTCGGAAGGCGGGCGGAATGTGATGGAAAATCTTGAGCTTCTTTGTTCCGCGCATCACCGGTCGAGACATCGGTAG
- a CDS encoding ferric reductase-like transmembrane domain-containing protein, protein MTAPLTAKTLARVLKVLSLIPLVYWIYLIFADRLGADPAKTLNHLMGEVALYFLLLNLLVGAALAFVRARPVGLRALVLTRRFLGVWTFVILCGHVFLYLAYEGFEAKAFEQMISKPYLMFGSLAFLLLGLLAATSNDFSVRRLGGRDWKNIHRAVHLAAFLVTAHVLSIEKADLVKFGTLFALLWSVQLVRFVVSLRRR, encoded by the coding sequence ATGACGGCCCCCCTGACGGCGAAGACGCTCGCACGCGTGTTGAAGGTTCTGTCGCTGATCCCTTTGGTCTACTGGATCTACCTGATCTTCGCGGACCGACTGGGCGCGGATCCGGCGAAGACGCTCAATCACCTGATGGGCGAGGTCGCGCTTTATTTTTTACTGCTGAATTTGCTGGTGGGGGCGGCGCTCGCGTTCGTGCGTGCGCGGCCGGTGGGGCTGCGGGCGCTCGTGCTGACCCGGCGCTTTTTGGGCGTATGGACCTTCGTGATTTTGTGCGGCCACGTCTTTTTGTATTTGGCCTACGAGGGGTTTGAGGCGAAGGCCTTTGAACAAATGATCTCGAAGCCCTACCTGATGTTCGGCTCGCTCGCGTTTTTGCTGCTGGGCCTTTTGGCCGCGACGTCGAACGATTTTTCGGTGCGCCGTCTGGGCGGCCGGGACTGGAAGAACATCCACCGCGCGGTCCACCTCGCGGCGTTTCTGGTCACGGCGCACGTCCTGTCCATCGAAAAGGCCGACCTCGTGAAGTTCGGGACGCTGTTCGCGCTGCTGTGGAGCGTGCAGCTCGTGCGCTTCGTTGTGAGTTTGCGGCGGCGGTAA
- the msrP gene encoding protein-methionine-sulfoxide reductase catalytic subunit MsrP has product MKREEDPKLVVTPEVFYRNRRQFMRHGSLWGLGHVLLSRTGLAGLAGLATAEAYGAARKNAKFDGAGLSLTPEELATSYNNFYEFNLDKDVTPATKNWKLDPAAWKVEITGTENARAFSVRELIEMGGGEEERVYRFRCVEAWSMVVPWTGFELGRLIAALKPKAGMKFVKFTTFGDAKIGPNIAKLPHYPWPYTEGLTLEEARHPLTLLATGLYGKPLPKQNGAPLRLVVPWKYGFKSIKSIVKIEFTATQPKTLWQELAPSEYGFYANVNPEVDHPRWSQATERVLSKSFFPKRQPTLLFNGYAKEVASLYTGLDLKKNY; this is encoded by the coding sequence ATGAAGCGCGAAGAAGATCCGAAACTCGTCGTGACTCCCGAAGTTTTTTACCGCAACCGCCGCCAATTCATGCGGCACGGCAGCCTTTGGGGACTGGGCCACGTTCTCCTTTCCCGAACGGGACTTGCGGGACTCGCGGGGCTTGCGACCGCCGAGGCTTACGGCGCCGCCCGCAAGAACGCGAAGTTCGACGGCGCGGGCCTTTCGCTCACGCCCGAAGAACTCGCGACCTCGTACAACAATTTCTACGAATTCAATCTCGACAAAGACGTCACTCCCGCGACGAAGAACTGGAAACTCGATCCCGCCGCGTGGAAAGTCGAAATCACGGGCACCGAGAACGCGCGCGCCTTTTCCGTGCGCGAGCTGATCGAAATGGGCGGCGGCGAAGAAGAGCGCGTCTACCGTTTTCGCTGCGTGGAGGCGTGGTCCATGGTGGTGCCGTGGACGGGTTTCGAGCTGGGGCGTTTGATCGCGGCGCTGAAGCCCAAGGCCGGCATGAAGTTCGTGAAGTTCACGACCTTCGGCGACGCGAAGATCGGTCCCAATATCGCGAAGCTTCCGCACTATCCGTGGCCCTATACGGAAGGCCTCACGCTCGAAGAAGCCCGGCATCCGCTGACCTTGCTCGCCACGGGGCTTTACGGTAAACCCCTGCCGAAACAAAATGGCGCGCCCCTGCGCTTGGTCGTACCTTGGAAGTACGGCTTCAAAAGCATCAAGTCGATCGTGAAAATCGAATTCACCGCCACCCAACCGAAGACGCTTTGGCAAGAGCTCGCGCCGAGCGAGTATGGTTTTTACGCGAACGTGAATCCCGAGGTCGATCACCCGCGCTGGTCGCAGGCGACCGAGCGGGTTCTTTCGAAAAGCTTTTTCCCGAAGCGGCAACCCACTTTGCTGTTCAACGGTTACGCCAAAGAGGTCGCAAGTCTGTACACGGGCCTCGACCTGAAGAAGAACTACTAA
- the queG gene encoding tRNA epoxyqueuosine(34) reductase QueG, whose product MSTGTPKTGTPTAVTPEIATRQNADQCLQSLLTSRQECRDWMDAKWIPFQGVETLETYEAWLEKGHHGEMEYLARHLALKRDPALLLPGVRSLILVTKSYVPPVKPHGVFANLRMAAYARGRDYHEEFGDELKSLARHLEELFPGAGFRAGTDSLPVLERDLARQAGLGWVGKNTCLIHPKKGSFFFIGAILSTVPVSMEPAPLPDFCGNCTRCLDACPTGALEAPRALNATKCISYWTIESRALAPPELSSRFGDWFFGCDICQSVCPWNAKPLRGEAVLNAAPLLPGDDAAMASELREVLTMTDTDLRRLLKTTPLSRAKPVGLRRNALVVIGNRRLLALLPEVEALLDDPDLGELAARTRSQLI is encoded by the coding sequence TTGTCCACAGGCACTCCAAAGACCGGCACGCCGACCGCCGTCACACCCGAAATAGCCACGCGGCAAAACGCCGATCAGTGCCTCCAAAGCCTCCTCACGTCGCGCCAAGAGTGCCGCGATTGGATGGACGCGAAATGGATTCCGTTTCAAGGCGTAGAGACGCTCGAGACTTACGAGGCCTGGCTTGAAAAAGGGCATCACGGCGAGATGGAGTACCTCGCCCGCCACTTGGCGTTGAAGCGGGATCCGGCGCTGCTGCTCCCGGGCGTGCGCAGTCTGATTTTGGTGACCAAATCCTACGTGCCGCCCGTCAAACCTCATGGCGTCTTCGCGAATTTGCGTATGGCCGCCTACGCGCGGGGCCGCGATTATCACGAGGAGTTCGGCGATGAACTGAAAAGCCTCGCGCGGCATTTGGAAGAGCTGTTCCCCGGCGCGGGTTTTCGCGCGGGCACGGATTCACTCCCCGTTTTAGAACGCGATCTCGCCCGCCAAGCGGGCCTGGGCTGGGTCGGTAAAAACACCTGTTTGATTCATCCCAAAAAAGGCTCGTTCTTTTTCATCGGCGCGATCCTTTCGACCGTGCCGGTGAGCATGGAGCCCGCGCCGCTGCCGGATTTCTGCGGCAACTGCACCCGCTGCCTGGACGCCTGCCCCACGGGCGCGCTCGAAGCGCCGCGCGCGCTCAACGCGACGAAATGCATTTCGTACTGGACGATCGAGTCGCGCGCGCTCGCACCGCCGGAGCTTTCTTCCCGCTTCGGCGATTGGTTTTTCGGCTGCGACATCTGCCAAAGCGTCTGCCCGTGGAACGCGAAGCCTCTGCGCGGGGAAGCGGTCTTGAATGCCGCGCCCCTTCTGCCCGGCGACGACGCCGCGATGGCGTCGGAGCTGCGCGAGGTTTTAACGATGACGGATACGGACCTGCGCCGCCTTTTGAAGACGACGCCTTTGTCGCGCGCGAAACCCGTGGGCCTCAGGAGAAATGCCCTGGTCGTCATCGGCAACCGCCGCCTGCTCGCTTTGCTTCCGGAGGTCGAGGCGCTCCTGGATGATCCGGACTTGGGCGAGCTCGCCGCGCGCACGCGGAGCCAGTTGATTTGA
- a CDS encoding CCA tRNA nucleotidyltransferase, whose protein sequence is MPTPMTLPFFEHPDAAVVKSIYHSLGREGHQLLIVGGAVRDWIRGEPPKDLDLVTTATPDELERIFPKTVPVGKVFGVMIVVEGEKSFEVATLRTEGRYLDGRHPEKVVWGTIDQDVHRRDFTINSIYYDPFKGVVYDLVGGLADLKDGILRTVGEPRRRFDEDHLRVLRAYRFRAQTGFTFDHQLKGALKESLPLLADVTGERKREELSRLFAAPHRGQVIEEMVNEGVFKILLPQVDLDFKAYREWQSEQTVRMIGLFRWLTVLYRETGKSAVQTFGELLKLSRDEKKALDEALIFWQQPGILEQLSLAELTLKLWSPHFRTGLEQYLHEFAPTPEIQTKVDEARRLKNRWGARTPPPWMSAKDFPELTGAALGERLKNEYHEQIVSEAANREEFLKWKTKAPAK, encoded by the coding sequence ATGCCGACGCCGATGACGCTCCCGTTTTTTGAGCATCCCGATGCTGCTGTCGTAAAGAGCATTTATCACAGTCTCGGACGTGAGGGCCATCAGCTTTTGATCGTCGGCGGTGCCGTCCGCGATTGGATTCGGGGCGAGCCGCCCAAAGACCTCGATTTGGTCACGACGGCGACTCCCGATGAGCTGGAGCGCATTTTCCCGAAGACGGTGCCGGTGGGTAAGGTTTTCGGGGTCATGATCGTGGTCGAAGGCGAGAAGTCCTTCGAGGTCGCGACGCTCAGAACCGAAGGGCGTTATCTGGACGGCCGTCATCCCGAAAAGGTCGTCTGGGGCACCATCGATCAGGATGTGCACCGCCGCGATTTCACGATCAACTCGATTTACTACGATCCGTTTAAGGGCGTGGTTTACGATCTCGTCGGCGGGCTTGCCGATCTGAAGGATGGCATCCTGCGCACGGTGGGTGAGCCCCGCCGCCGGTTCGACGAGGATCATCTGCGCGTGCTGCGCGCTTACCGGTTTCGCGCGCAGACCGGATTTACTTTCGATCATCAGCTGAAGGGGGCGCTGAAAGAATCGCTCCCGCTGCTCGCGGACGTGACGGGGGAAAGAAAACGCGAAGAGCTGAGTCGGCTTTTCGCGGCCCCGCACCGCGGGCAGGTCATCGAAGAGATGGTGAACGAAGGCGTCTTCAAAATTTTGCTGCCGCAGGTGGATCTCGACTTCAAGGCCTACCGTGAATGGCAGTCCGAGCAGACGGTGCGCATGATCGGGCTTTTCCGCTGGCTCACGGTGCTTTACCGTGAAACGGGAAAATCCGCCGTGCAGACCTTCGGGGAGCTTTTGAAGCTCAGCCGCGACGAGAAAAAAGCCCTCGACGAGGCCCTGATCTTCTGGCAGCAGCCGGGGATTTTAGAGCAGTTGTCGCTCGCGGAACTCACGCTGAAGTTGTGGAGTCCGCACTTTCGAACGGGTTTGGAGCAGTATCTGCACGAGTTTGCGCCGACTCCCGAAATCCAAACGAAAGTCGACGAGGCCCGGCGCCTGAAAAACCGCTGGGGGGCGCGTACGCCGCCGCCCTGGATGTCGGCGAAGGATTTTCCGGAGCTCACGGGGGCGGCCCTCGGCGAACGTTTGAAGAACGAATATCATGAACAGATCGTCAGCGAAGCGGCGAACCGCGAGGAGTTTCTGAAGTGGAAGACCAAAGCGCCCGCCAAATAA